One Colius striatus isolate bColStr4 chromosome 10, bColStr4.1.hap1, whole genome shotgun sequence genomic region harbors:
- the LOC133626277 gene encoding 1-phosphatidylinositol phosphodiesterase-like: MNLQCTCYIRGRTRVTTITGLMASIPLCQPVCHWHPQPRTPSSGLHPAAAGEPRAQCGRPGAIHPLSQSMEAQCQRSAAFDCTAQPAACCPNWMAQLPDAVPLCRLSIPGTHDSLSLFGGRRLRCQSWGLEAQLAAGIRFLDVRCKLARGELQVYHLCTFQRASLRGVLRRTLRFLHAHPSEAVLMRIKEELPLLSRPGFAAQLHRCLMEEGRGHVWCREEMPTLGQVRGKIVVLEALAREVLGIPYEQLNISDAWNVLSLERKWTRAQRHMERAAGGDPATMYLTFCSGNGLFTCPEEVARFVNPRCYQHLRRRGRQPLRWGVVIMDFPGAGLLRLIVDSNAPKAGRHGITAAAGTPPAPSRHPCGTEDGHCRRHGRAHCPRRRPGSRLCRRTSVPVGRRRDPRHREASA, translated from the exons ATGAATCTCCAGTGCACGTGCTACATACGAGGCAGGACGCGCGTCACAACCATCACCGGGTTAATGGCCAGCATCCCGCTCTGCCAGCCAGTGTGCCACTGGCACCCACAGCCACGCACCCCATCCAGCGGGCTGCACCCCGCAGCTGCCGGCGAACCCAG GGCTCAGTGTGGCCGGCCAGGTGCCATACACCCACTCTCCCAGAGCATGGAGGCACAGTGCCAGCGCAGCGCAGCCTTCGACTGCACAGCCCAGCCGGCAGCCTGCTGCCCCAACTGGATGGCGCAGCTCCCCGATGCCGTGCCCCTCTGCCGCCTCTCCATCCCCGGCACCCACGACTCCCTCAGCCTGTTCGGTGGCCGGCGCCTGCGGTGCCAGAGCTGGGGCCTGGAGGCCCAGCTGGCGGCCGGCATCCGCTTCTTGGATGTGCGCTGCAAGCTGGCACGGGGCGAGCTCCAGGTGTATCACCTCTGCACCTTCCAGCGGGCCAGCCTGCGGGGGGTCCTGCGCCGCACCCTGCGCTTCCTGCATGCGCACCCCAGCGAAGCCGTGCTCATGCGCATCAAAGAGGAGCTGCCCCTCTTGTCCCGGCCCGGCTTTGCCGCCCAGCTGCACCGATGCTTGATGGAAGAGGGACGGGGCCACGTGTGGTGCCGGGAGGAGATGCCAACGCTGGGCCAGGTGCGGGGGAAGATCGTGGTGCTGGAGGCGCTGGCGCGGGAGGTGCTGGGCATCCCCTACGAGCAGCTGAACATCAGCGACGCCTGGAACGTGCTGTCGCTGGAGCGCAAGTGGACCCGGGCGCAGCGGCACATGGAGAGGGCGGCCGGTGGGGACCCCGCCACCATGTACCTCACCTTCTGCTCCGGCAACGGGCTGttcacctgccctgaggaggtgGCTCGCTTTGTGAACCCTCGCTGCTACCAGCACCTGCGGCGCCGGGGGAGGCAGCCCCTGCGCTGGGGGGTGGTCATCATGGACTTCCCCGGGGCAGGGCTGCTCCGGCTCATCGTGGACAGCAACGCTCCGAAAGCCGGCAGACACGGCATCACGGCGGCCGCCGGCACTCCCCCGGCCCCGTCGCGGCACCCCTGCGGCACGGAGGACGGGCACTGCCGCCGGCACGGCCGCGCTCACTGCCCGCGCCGGCGCCCGGGCTCACGCCTCTGCCGAAGGACGTCGGTACCCGTAGGGCGAAGGCGGGATCCCCGGCACCGGGAAGCCTCGGCGTGA
- the HTATIP2 gene encoding oxidoreductase HTATIP2 isoform X2, which produces MAAAAGDRACFVLGASGETGRALVRELLARRPFARVTLIGRRRLSLGEETGAAVEQVVVEDFERLSEHASAFQGHDVGFCCLGTTRAKAGADGFVRVDRDYVAQAAELARAGGCKHFVLQSSQGADPRSRFLYLRVKGEVENLVQAVGFDRCTILRPAVLLCKRQESRPMEWITQQFLRVVALVFPTAYSVPVETVARAMVANVLQPGKGKVEVLENRAIHELGKAEPQQGT; this is translated from the exons atggcggcggcggcgggcgacCGGGCCTGCTTCGTGCTGGGCGCCTCGGGAGAGACGGGCCGGGCGCTGGTGCGGGAGCTGCTGGCGCGGAGGCCCTTCGCCAGGGTGACGCTGATCGGGCGGCGGCGGCTCAGCCTGGGCGAGGAGACCGGCGCGGCCGTG gagcaggtggTAGTGGAGGACTTCGAGCGGTTGAGCGAGCACGCTTCCGCCTTCCAGGGGCACGACGTCGGCTTCTGCTGCCTGGGCACCACGAGGGCCAAGGCCGGCGCA GACGGCTTCGTCCGTGTGGACCGCGACTACGTGGCACAGGCAGCGGAGCTGGCGCGGGCAGGGGGCTGCAAGCACTTCGTCCTGCAGTCGTCCCAGGGCGCAGacccgcgcagccgcttcctcTATCTCCGCGTGAAG GGAGAAGTGGAGAACCTGGTCCAGGCTGTTGGTTTTGATCGCTGTACCATTCTCCGGCCAGC GGTCCTGCTGTGCAAGCGCCAGGAGTCCCGGCCCATGGAGTGGATCACCCAGCAGTTTCTGCGTGTTGTGGCCTTGGTCTTCCCCACTGCTTACTCTGTGCCTGTGGAAACGGTGGCCAGGGCTATGGTGGCCAatgtgctgcagccaggcaaGGGCAAGGTGGAAGTGCTGGAGAACAGGGCTATCCATGAGCTGGGAAAGGCAGAGCCACAGCAGGGCACATAA
- the HTATIP2 gene encoding oxidoreductase HTATIP2 isoform X1, with amino-acid sequence MAAAAGDRACFVLGASGETGRALVRELLARRPFARVTLIGRRRLSLGEETGAAVEQVVVEDFERLSEHASAFQGHDVGFCCLGTTRAKAGADGFVRVDRDYVAQAAELARAGGCKHFVLQSSQGADPRSRFLYLRVKVRGCSWDAREGGRSWSGRRCKRLRASSWCWGTGERGQGAERTAMRLASSKATRHPRAVSHRLPWDRTYGKRLFSRSVVRCSPQHQPSNLLSAGAPCRHPRAALCPDAASGASSCSCGGGCQGALLTKSLCDHRGQRPHAAFPREAARCPGRA; translated from the exons atggcggcggcggcgggcgacCGGGCCTGCTTCGTGCTGGGCGCCTCGGGAGAGACGGGCCGGGCGCTGGTGCGGGAGCTGCTGGCGCGGAGGCCCTTCGCCAGGGTGACGCTGATCGGGCGGCGGCGGCTCAGCCTGGGCGAGGAGACCGGCGCGGCCGTG gagcaggtggTAGTGGAGGACTTCGAGCGGTTGAGCGAGCACGCTTCCGCCTTCCAGGGGCACGACGTCGGCTTCTGCTGCCTGGGCACCACGAGGGCCAAGGCCGGCGCA GACGGCTTCGTCCGTGTGGACCGCGACTACGTGGCACAGGCAGCGGAGCTGGCGCGGGCAGGGGGCTGCAAGCACTTCGTCCTGCAGTCGTCCCAGGGCGCAGacccgcgcagccgcttcctcTATCTCCGCGTGAAGGtgaggggctgctcctgggacgcacgggagggaggcaggagtTGGAGTGGCAGGAGATGCAAAAGGCTCCGAGCGTCCTCCTGGTGCTGGGGAACAGGGGAGCGAGGGCAGGGGGCCGAGAGGACAGCCATGCGGCTGGCTTCGTCCAAAGCCACCCGGCACCCGCGGGCAGTATCCCACAGGCTGCCGTGGGACCGTACCTATGGCAAAAGGTTGTTTTCCCGCAGCGTTGTGCGCTGCAGCCCCCAACACCAGCCGAGCAACCTGCTGTCCGCCGGTGCCCCGTGCCGGCATCCCCGAGCTGCCCTCTGTCCGGACGCTGCCTCGGGAGCGTCCAGCTGCAGTTGCGGCGGTGGTTGCCAGGGTGCGCTGCTGACTAAGAGTCTGTGTGACCACCGTGGACAGCGGCCCCACGCTGCCTTTCCTCGGGAAGCTGCTCGCTGTCCAGGCCGTGCCTAG